DNA sequence from the Parachlamydia acanthamoebae genome:
CTCACATAAAAGATGGAAGGAGTTTTTCCGAAGCTGCCCGTATGGTTAGAGTACAGCCCCGCACTGTAATTGTGTGGGTTAAAAATTTTCGTAAACGGGGACTAGAAGGATTGCGGCAGCAAAGAGGCGCTGGAGCTAAGCGTCTTATTTGTGAAGAAGCAGAAAAAATGATATGCAAAACTATAGATGAAATGCAAAAGAATCGCCCTGGAGGCCGGGTTAGAGGTCGTGATATATGGGAGATAGTGAATAAAAATTATGGAATAAGTTTATCTAACGGCAGTTTGTACA
Encoded proteins:
- a CDS encoding helix-turn-helix domain-containing protein, producing MRGRKAKPIEGIDKHDFDKLARSEGSASERKRFLAFAHIKDGRSFSEAARMVRVQPRTVIVWVKNFRKRGLEGLRQQRGAGAKRLICEEAEKMICKTIDEMQKNRPGGRVRGRDIWEIVNKNYGISLSNGSLYRLLHRAGLSWITGRSQHPKMGTMLLDIFRN